In one Myripristis murdjan chromosome 5, fMyrMur1.1, whole genome shotgun sequence genomic region, the following are encoded:
- the LOC115358825 gene encoding natural resistance-associated macrophage protein 2-like isoform X3: MKAEQEGDLLEEDSPQENGIIQTSQYSSISPPASPVAQEEPFSTYFEEKVPVPEDVNQIFSFRKLWAFTGPGFLMSIAYLDPGNIESDLQSGAKAGFKLLWVLLGATIIGLLLQRLAARLGVVTGMHLAEVCNRQYPTVPRIILWLMVELAIIGSDMQEVIGCAIALNLLSVGRIPLWAGVLITIVDTFVFLFLDKYGLRKLEAFFGFLITIMAVSFGYEYVLVSPNQGEVLKGMFIPYCEGCGAVQLEQAVGIVGAVIMPHNIYLHSALVKSRQIDRGNKKEVKEANKYYFIESTIALFVSFLINVFVVAVFAEAFYMKTNMQVSAECNATGSPHTDLFPPDNNTLEVDIYKGGVVLGCFFGPAALYIWAIGILAAGQSSTMTGTYSGQFVMEGFLNLRWSRFARVLLTRSIAITPTLLVAIFQDVQHLTGMNDFLNVLQSMQLPFALIPILTFTSLKSIMNDFANGLAWKISGGGVILMVCAINMYFVVVYVTTLNSVLLYVLAALLSIAYLSFVGYLVWQCLIALGVSCLDFGSRVSNRPAVLIEEQCEYDS, from the exons ATGAAGGCCGAGCAAGAGGGAGACCTCCTCGAAG AGGACTCCCCTCAGGAGAATGGGATCATCCAGACGTCCCAGTAcagctccatctctcctcccGCCTCCCCCGTGGCCCAGGAGGAGCCCTTCTCCACCTACTTTGAAGAGAAGGTGCCTGTTCCCGAGGATGTTAACCAG ATATTCAGTTTCCGTAAACTCTGGGCGTTCACTGGGCCAGGCTTTTTGATGAGCATCGCTTACCTGGATCCAGGGAACATTGAGTCTGACCTGCAGTCTGGAGCCAAAGCAGGCTTCAAG CTCTTATGGGTGCTCCTTGGGGCCACCATCATCGGTCTGCTCTTGCAGAGACTTGCTGCTCGTCTGGGAGTCGTCACAGGGATGCACCTGGCTGAAGTCTGCAACCGCCAGTATCCCACT gTCCCACGGATTATCCTTTGGCTCATGGTGGAACTGGCAATTATTGGCTCAGACATGCAGGAGGTTATTGGCTGCGCAATAGCTCTCAACCTTCTCTCTGTGGGCAG GATCCCACTGTGGGCAGGTGTTCTCATCACCATTGTTGACACATTTGTGTTCCTTTTTCTGGACAAGTACG GCTTAAGGAAACTTGAAGCCTTTTTTGGCTTTCTCATCACCATAATGGCTGTTAGTTTTGGTTATGAG TACGTGTTGGTAAGTCCAAACCAAGGGGAGGTGCTGAAGGGCATGTTCATCCCGTACTGTGAAGGCTGTGGTGCGGTGCAGCTGGAGCAGGCAGTGGGAATTGTGGGAGCTGTCATCATGCCGCACAATATCTACCTGCATTCAGCCCTTGTCAAG TCTCGTCAAATAGATCGAGGCAATAAGAAGGAGGTAAAAGAAGCCAACAAGTACTACTTCATCGAGTCGACTATTGCGCTCTTTGTCTCCTTCCTCATCAATGTCTTTGTGGTGGCAGTGTTTGCTGAGGCCTTCTATATGAAAACCAATATGCAAGTG AGTGCAGAGTGCAATGCAACCGGCAGCCCTCACACAGATCTCTTCCCACCTGACAACAACACGTTAGAGGTGGACATCTACAAAGGG ggggTGGTCCTGGGCTGTTTCTTTGGCCCAGCAGCCCTCTACATCTGGGCCATAGGGATCCTGGCAGCCGGGCAGAGCTCCACTATGACCGGCACTTACTCTGGACAGTTTGTCATGGAG GGTTTCCTGAATCTGCGTTGGTCTCGTTTTGCGCGGGTTCTGCTGACTCGCTCCATCGCCATCACACCTACACTGTTGGTGGCCATCTTTCAGGACGTTCAGCATCTGACAGGGATGAACGACTTCCTGAACGTGCTGCAGAGCATGCAG TTACCGTTTGCTTTGATCCCGATTCTGACCTTCACCAGTCTAAAGTCCATAATGAATGACTTTGCAAATGGGCT GGCATGGAAGATCTCTGGAGGCGGCGTCATCCTGATGGTTTGTGCAATCAACATGTACTTTGTGGTGGTTTACGTGACCACCCTGAACAGCGTGCTGCTCTACGTTCTGGCCGCCCTCCTCTCGATAGCCTACCTGAGCTTTGTGGGCTACCTG GTATGGCAGTGTTTGATTGCCTTGGGCGTTTCCTGTCTGGACTTTGGCAGCAGGGTAAGCAATAGACCTGCTGTGCTCATAGAGGAGCAGTGTGAGTACGACTCCTAG
- the LOC115358825 gene encoding natural resistance-associated macrophage protein 2-like isoform X1, whose amino-acid sequence MKAEQEGDLLEEDSPQENGIIQTSQYSSISPPASPVAQEEPFSTYFEEKVPVPEDVNQIFSFRKLWAFTGPGFLMSIAYLDPGNIESDLQSGAKAGFKLLWVLLGATIIGLLLQRLAARLGVVTGMHLAEVCNRQYPTVPRIILWLMVELAIIGSDMQEVIGCAIALNLLSVGRIPLWAGVLITIVDTFVFLFLDKYGLRKLEAFFGFLITIMAVSFGYEYVLVSPNQGEVLKGMFIPYCEGCGAVQLEQAVGIVGAVIMPHNIYLHSALVKSRQIDRGNKKEVKEANKYYFIESTIALFVSFLINVFVVAVFAEAFYMKTNMQVSAECNATGSPHTDLFPPDNNTLEVDIYKGGVVLGCFFGPAALYIWAIGILAAGQSSTMTGTYSGQFVMEGFLNLRWSRFARVLLTRSIAITPTLLVAIFQDVQHLTGMNDFLNVLQSMQLPFALIPILTFTSLKSIMNDFANGLAWKISGGGVILMVCAINMYFVVVYVTTLNSVLLYVLAALLSIAYLSFVGYLVWQCLIALGVSCLDFGSRTRLGLSGHTDIYLLNDMETDSSVER is encoded by the exons ATGAAGGCCGAGCAAGAGGGAGACCTCCTCGAAG AGGACTCCCCTCAGGAGAATGGGATCATCCAGACGTCCCAGTAcagctccatctctcctcccGCCTCCCCCGTGGCCCAGGAGGAGCCCTTCTCCACCTACTTTGAAGAGAAGGTGCCTGTTCCCGAGGATGTTAACCAG ATATTCAGTTTCCGTAAACTCTGGGCGTTCACTGGGCCAGGCTTTTTGATGAGCATCGCTTACCTGGATCCAGGGAACATTGAGTCTGACCTGCAGTCTGGAGCCAAAGCAGGCTTCAAG CTCTTATGGGTGCTCCTTGGGGCCACCATCATCGGTCTGCTCTTGCAGAGACTTGCTGCTCGTCTGGGAGTCGTCACAGGGATGCACCTGGCTGAAGTCTGCAACCGCCAGTATCCCACT gTCCCACGGATTATCCTTTGGCTCATGGTGGAACTGGCAATTATTGGCTCAGACATGCAGGAGGTTATTGGCTGCGCAATAGCTCTCAACCTTCTCTCTGTGGGCAG GATCCCACTGTGGGCAGGTGTTCTCATCACCATTGTTGACACATTTGTGTTCCTTTTTCTGGACAAGTACG GCTTAAGGAAACTTGAAGCCTTTTTTGGCTTTCTCATCACCATAATGGCTGTTAGTTTTGGTTATGAG TACGTGTTGGTAAGTCCAAACCAAGGGGAGGTGCTGAAGGGCATGTTCATCCCGTACTGTGAAGGCTGTGGTGCGGTGCAGCTGGAGCAGGCAGTGGGAATTGTGGGAGCTGTCATCATGCCGCACAATATCTACCTGCATTCAGCCCTTGTCAAG TCTCGTCAAATAGATCGAGGCAATAAGAAGGAGGTAAAAGAAGCCAACAAGTACTACTTCATCGAGTCGACTATTGCGCTCTTTGTCTCCTTCCTCATCAATGTCTTTGTGGTGGCAGTGTTTGCTGAGGCCTTCTATATGAAAACCAATATGCAAGTG AGTGCAGAGTGCAATGCAACCGGCAGCCCTCACACAGATCTCTTCCCACCTGACAACAACACGTTAGAGGTGGACATCTACAAAGGG ggggTGGTCCTGGGCTGTTTCTTTGGCCCAGCAGCCCTCTACATCTGGGCCATAGGGATCCTGGCAGCCGGGCAGAGCTCCACTATGACCGGCACTTACTCTGGACAGTTTGTCATGGAG GGTTTCCTGAATCTGCGTTGGTCTCGTTTTGCGCGGGTTCTGCTGACTCGCTCCATCGCCATCACACCTACACTGTTGGTGGCCATCTTTCAGGACGTTCAGCATCTGACAGGGATGAACGACTTCCTGAACGTGCTGCAGAGCATGCAG TTACCGTTTGCTTTGATCCCGATTCTGACCTTCACCAGTCTAAAGTCCATAATGAATGACTTTGCAAATGGGCT GGCATGGAAGATCTCTGGAGGCGGCGTCATCCTGATGGTTTGTGCAATCAACATGTACTTTGTGGTGGTTTACGTGACCACCCTGAACAGCGTGCTGCTCTACGTTCTGGCCGCCCTCCTCTCGATAGCCTACCTGAGCTTTGTGGGCTACCTG GTATGGCAGTGTTTGATTGCCTTGGGCGTTTCCTGTCTGGACTTTGGCAGCAGG ACTCGCCTGGGGTTGTCAGGGCACACTGACATTTACTTGTTGAATGACATGGAGACTGACTCTTCGGTTGAGCGATAG
- the LOC115358825 gene encoding natural resistance-associated macrophage protein 2-like isoform X2 — MKEEKNEQSSLKDSPQENGIIQTSQYSSISPPASPVAQEEPFSTYFEEKVPVPEDVNQIFSFRKLWAFTGPGFLMSIAYLDPGNIESDLQSGAKAGFKLLWVLLGATIIGLLLQRLAARLGVVTGMHLAEVCNRQYPTVPRIILWLMVELAIIGSDMQEVIGCAIALNLLSVGRIPLWAGVLITIVDTFVFLFLDKYGLRKLEAFFGFLITIMAVSFGYEYVLVSPNQGEVLKGMFIPYCEGCGAVQLEQAVGIVGAVIMPHNIYLHSALVKSRQIDRGNKKEVKEANKYYFIESTIALFVSFLINVFVVAVFAEAFYMKTNMQVSAECNATGSPHTDLFPPDNNTLEVDIYKGGVVLGCFFGPAALYIWAIGILAAGQSSTMTGTYSGQFVMEGFLNLRWSRFARVLLTRSIAITPTLLVAIFQDVQHLTGMNDFLNVLQSMQLPFALIPILTFTSLKSIMNDFANGLAWKISGGGVILMVCAINMYFVVVYVTTLNSVLLYVLAALLSIAYLSFVGYLVWQCLIALGVSCLDFGSRTRLGLSGHTDIYLLNDMETDSSVER, encoded by the exons ATGAAGGAAGAGAAGAATGAGCAATCCAGTCTCA AGGACTCCCCTCAGGAGAATGGGATCATCCAGACGTCCCAGTAcagctccatctctcctcccGCCTCCCCCGTGGCCCAGGAGGAGCCCTTCTCCACCTACTTTGAAGAGAAGGTGCCTGTTCCCGAGGATGTTAACCAG ATATTCAGTTTCCGTAAACTCTGGGCGTTCACTGGGCCAGGCTTTTTGATGAGCATCGCTTACCTGGATCCAGGGAACATTGAGTCTGACCTGCAGTCTGGAGCCAAAGCAGGCTTCAAG CTCTTATGGGTGCTCCTTGGGGCCACCATCATCGGTCTGCTCTTGCAGAGACTTGCTGCTCGTCTGGGAGTCGTCACAGGGATGCACCTGGCTGAAGTCTGCAACCGCCAGTATCCCACT gTCCCACGGATTATCCTTTGGCTCATGGTGGAACTGGCAATTATTGGCTCAGACATGCAGGAGGTTATTGGCTGCGCAATAGCTCTCAACCTTCTCTCTGTGGGCAG GATCCCACTGTGGGCAGGTGTTCTCATCACCATTGTTGACACATTTGTGTTCCTTTTTCTGGACAAGTACG GCTTAAGGAAACTTGAAGCCTTTTTTGGCTTTCTCATCACCATAATGGCTGTTAGTTTTGGTTATGAG TACGTGTTGGTAAGTCCAAACCAAGGGGAGGTGCTGAAGGGCATGTTCATCCCGTACTGTGAAGGCTGTGGTGCGGTGCAGCTGGAGCAGGCAGTGGGAATTGTGGGAGCTGTCATCATGCCGCACAATATCTACCTGCATTCAGCCCTTGTCAAG TCTCGTCAAATAGATCGAGGCAATAAGAAGGAGGTAAAAGAAGCCAACAAGTACTACTTCATCGAGTCGACTATTGCGCTCTTTGTCTCCTTCCTCATCAATGTCTTTGTGGTGGCAGTGTTTGCTGAGGCCTTCTATATGAAAACCAATATGCAAGTG AGTGCAGAGTGCAATGCAACCGGCAGCCCTCACACAGATCTCTTCCCACCTGACAACAACACGTTAGAGGTGGACATCTACAAAGGG ggggTGGTCCTGGGCTGTTTCTTTGGCCCAGCAGCCCTCTACATCTGGGCCATAGGGATCCTGGCAGCCGGGCAGAGCTCCACTATGACCGGCACTTACTCTGGACAGTTTGTCATGGAG GGTTTCCTGAATCTGCGTTGGTCTCGTTTTGCGCGGGTTCTGCTGACTCGCTCCATCGCCATCACACCTACACTGTTGGTGGCCATCTTTCAGGACGTTCAGCATCTGACAGGGATGAACGACTTCCTGAACGTGCTGCAGAGCATGCAG TTACCGTTTGCTTTGATCCCGATTCTGACCTTCACCAGTCTAAAGTCCATAATGAATGACTTTGCAAATGGGCT GGCATGGAAGATCTCTGGAGGCGGCGTCATCCTGATGGTTTGTGCAATCAACATGTACTTTGTGGTGGTTTACGTGACCACCCTGAACAGCGTGCTGCTCTACGTTCTGGCCGCCCTCCTCTCGATAGCCTACCTGAGCTTTGTGGGCTACCTG GTATGGCAGTGTTTGATTGCCTTGGGCGTTTCCTGTCTGGACTTTGGCAGCAGG ACTCGCCTGGGGTTGTCAGGGCACACTGACATTTACTTGTTGAATGACATGGAGACTGACTCTTCGGTTGAGCGATAG
- the LOC115358825 gene encoding natural resistance-associated macrophage protein 2-like isoform X4, whose amino-acid sequence MKEEKNEQSSLKDSPQENGIIQTSQYSSISPPASPVAQEEPFSTYFEEKVPVPEDVNQIFSFRKLWAFTGPGFLMSIAYLDPGNIESDLQSGAKAGFKLLWVLLGATIIGLLLQRLAARLGVVTGMHLAEVCNRQYPTVPRIILWLMVELAIIGSDMQEVIGCAIALNLLSVGRIPLWAGVLITIVDTFVFLFLDKYGLRKLEAFFGFLITIMAVSFGYEYVLVSPNQGEVLKGMFIPYCEGCGAVQLEQAVGIVGAVIMPHNIYLHSALVKSRQIDRGNKKEVKEANKYYFIESTIALFVSFLINVFVVAVFAEAFYMKTNMQVSAECNATGSPHTDLFPPDNNTLEVDIYKGGVVLGCFFGPAALYIWAIGILAAGQSSTMTGTYSGQFVMEGFLNLRWSRFARVLLTRSIAITPTLLVAIFQDVQHLTGMNDFLNVLQSMQLPFALIPILTFTSLKSIMNDFANGLAWKISGGGVILMVCAINMYFVVVYVTTLNSVLLYVLAALLSIAYLSFVGYLVWQCLIALGVSCLDFGSRVSNRPAVLIEEQCEYDS is encoded by the exons ATGAAGGAAGAGAAGAATGAGCAATCCAGTCTCA AGGACTCCCCTCAGGAGAATGGGATCATCCAGACGTCCCAGTAcagctccatctctcctcccGCCTCCCCCGTGGCCCAGGAGGAGCCCTTCTCCACCTACTTTGAAGAGAAGGTGCCTGTTCCCGAGGATGTTAACCAG ATATTCAGTTTCCGTAAACTCTGGGCGTTCACTGGGCCAGGCTTTTTGATGAGCATCGCTTACCTGGATCCAGGGAACATTGAGTCTGACCTGCAGTCTGGAGCCAAAGCAGGCTTCAAG CTCTTATGGGTGCTCCTTGGGGCCACCATCATCGGTCTGCTCTTGCAGAGACTTGCTGCTCGTCTGGGAGTCGTCACAGGGATGCACCTGGCTGAAGTCTGCAACCGCCAGTATCCCACT gTCCCACGGATTATCCTTTGGCTCATGGTGGAACTGGCAATTATTGGCTCAGACATGCAGGAGGTTATTGGCTGCGCAATAGCTCTCAACCTTCTCTCTGTGGGCAG GATCCCACTGTGGGCAGGTGTTCTCATCACCATTGTTGACACATTTGTGTTCCTTTTTCTGGACAAGTACG GCTTAAGGAAACTTGAAGCCTTTTTTGGCTTTCTCATCACCATAATGGCTGTTAGTTTTGGTTATGAG TACGTGTTGGTAAGTCCAAACCAAGGGGAGGTGCTGAAGGGCATGTTCATCCCGTACTGTGAAGGCTGTGGTGCGGTGCAGCTGGAGCAGGCAGTGGGAATTGTGGGAGCTGTCATCATGCCGCACAATATCTACCTGCATTCAGCCCTTGTCAAG TCTCGTCAAATAGATCGAGGCAATAAGAAGGAGGTAAAAGAAGCCAACAAGTACTACTTCATCGAGTCGACTATTGCGCTCTTTGTCTCCTTCCTCATCAATGTCTTTGTGGTGGCAGTGTTTGCTGAGGCCTTCTATATGAAAACCAATATGCAAGTG AGTGCAGAGTGCAATGCAACCGGCAGCCCTCACACAGATCTCTTCCCACCTGACAACAACACGTTAGAGGTGGACATCTACAAAGGG ggggTGGTCCTGGGCTGTTTCTTTGGCCCAGCAGCCCTCTACATCTGGGCCATAGGGATCCTGGCAGCCGGGCAGAGCTCCACTATGACCGGCACTTACTCTGGACAGTTTGTCATGGAG GGTTTCCTGAATCTGCGTTGGTCTCGTTTTGCGCGGGTTCTGCTGACTCGCTCCATCGCCATCACACCTACACTGTTGGTGGCCATCTTTCAGGACGTTCAGCATCTGACAGGGATGAACGACTTCCTGAACGTGCTGCAGAGCATGCAG TTACCGTTTGCTTTGATCCCGATTCTGACCTTCACCAGTCTAAAGTCCATAATGAATGACTTTGCAAATGGGCT GGCATGGAAGATCTCTGGAGGCGGCGTCATCCTGATGGTTTGTGCAATCAACATGTACTTTGTGGTGGTTTACGTGACCACCCTGAACAGCGTGCTGCTCTACGTTCTGGCCGCCCTCCTCTCGATAGCCTACCTGAGCTTTGTGGGCTACCTG GTATGGCAGTGTTTGATTGCCTTGGGCGTTTCCTGTCTGGACTTTGGCAGCAGGGTAAGCAATAGACCTGCTGTGCTCATAGAGGAGCAGTGTGAGTACGACTCCTAG